The Nocardia arthritidis genome has a window encoding:
- a CDS encoding aminotransferase class I/II-fold pyridoxal phosphate-dependent enzyme, producing the protein MSIRLADDTRPAPRHRAGATTRFDLSLSENPFPPLPSVLAAVHGVLAQANRYPEFLPRTLPRLIARHLGVHEDQVVVGAGATGVAMQIMQSLTAPGSGIVFGSPTFDGYPIMAEMAGLDAVPVRLDSAGGQDIRSMVRAIDKRTGLVVLCRPHNPTGTVLPLDELRAFLCAVPSRIPVILDEAYAEFLAPADRADSIALLERHPNLLVLRTFSKAYGLAGLRIGYCFGRRELAGRVRKLQLPFGVSAAAVVAVAESYAAEPELRARIIRITTQREALRNSLRRCGIAVPRSHANFLYLPGPGVATALRRAGIGAKAYPDGSARVAVGDPEADRAVLAALEFLRPG; encoded by the coding sequence ATGAGTATCCGGCTGGCCGACGACACTCGCCCGGCACCGCGACATCGCGCGGGCGCGACGACCAGATTCGATCTCAGCCTGAGCGAAAACCCCTTTCCGCCACTGCCTTCGGTGCTCGCGGCGGTGCACGGCGTGCTGGCGCAGGCGAACCGGTATCCGGAATTCCTGCCGCGCACGCTGCCACGGCTCATCGCCCGGCATCTCGGCGTGCACGAGGATCAGGTGGTGGTCGGGGCCGGTGCGACCGGGGTCGCCATGCAGATCATGCAGTCCCTCACCGCACCGGGCTCGGGCATCGTCTTCGGCTCGCCCACCTTCGACGGCTACCCGATCATGGCCGAGATGGCCGGGTTGGACGCGGTGCCGGTCCGGCTGGATTCCGCTGGCGGCCAAGATATTCGGTCGATGGTGCGGGCCATCGACAAGCGGACCGGACTGGTCGTGCTGTGTCGTCCGCACAATCCGACCGGGACGGTGCTTCCGCTCGATGAGCTCAGGGCGTTCCTGTGCGCGGTACCGTCGCGCATCCCGGTGATCCTGGACGAGGCGTACGCGGAATTCCTCGCGCCCGCCGATCGCGCCGACAGCATCGCGCTGCTCGAGCGTCACCCCAATCTGCTTGTGCTGCGGACCTTTTCGAAGGCATACGGGCTGGCCGGACTGCGCATCGGCTACTGCTTCGGCAGGCGGGAGCTGGCCGGGCGGGTGCGTAAACTGCAGCTGCCGTTCGGCGTCAGTGCCGCCGCGGTGGTCGCGGTCGCCGAATCGTATGCCGCGGAACCGGAATTGCGCGCGCGCATCATCCGCATCACCACTCAGCGGGAGGCGCTGCGGAATTCGCTGCGGCGCTGCGGGATCGCGGTCCCGCGCAGTCACGCCAACTTCCTGTACCTCCCGGGGCCGGGCGTGGCGACGGCGCTGCGGCGCGCGGGAATCGGCGCGAAGGCCTATCCGGACGGCAGCGCGCGGGTGGCGGTCGGCGATCCGGAGGCCGACCGGGCGGTGCTGGCCGCGCTCGAATTCCTGCGGCCGGGGTGA
- a CDS encoding thiamine pyrophosphate-binding protein, with protein sequence MPNRVVDYLVRAVSTLGVRHIFGVDGANIEDLYDAIFDTPDGITGIVAKHEFSAATMADGYARTTGGLGVVAATSGGGAMNLVAGLAESYASRVPVLALVGQPPATLEGRGAFQDTSGKAGTIDAVQLFGAISHYCARVTSAAELPAAMDRAIDAARRGGPAVLLLPKDVQQSGMGDAEPFRMSARTGRQDEGEFVRVRAALAAARRTGKVVVIAGDQVARNDARAELAWLVDTLDAAVGVAPDAKDTYDNDDPAFCGVAGLMGHPELGEAIRSAALCLLVGTTLPLTARTGLDQLLGTVAVASIGAAPPFVPAIHATSTDLAATLGELAADFSGGQRQAAPRAATNRLTPLAVPPAHGPGLRYHDLVETIAAELPSGTDVFADAGNTGAAVVHHLRIRGDARFVVALGMGGMGYAFGAGIGSAFARRRGPDGTRRTVVIAGDGAFFMHGMEVHTAVEHALPVTFIVLNNNAHAMCVTRERLYYRDRYSFNRFRPAHLGAGLAAMFPDLPAHTVGTTGELATALRRCAESEGPSFVSIDCDPDEIPPFVPFLTALDASRRAS encoded by the coding sequence ATGCCGAACAGGGTCGTTGATTATCTGGTACGGGCGGTTTCGACCCTGGGCGTGCGGCACATCTTCGGCGTGGACGGCGCGAATATCGAGGACCTCTACGACGCCATCTTCGACACCCCCGACGGCATCACCGGAATCGTCGCCAAGCACGAATTCTCCGCGGCCACCATGGCCGACGGCTACGCCAGAACCACCGGCGGGCTCGGCGTCGTCGCCGCGACCTCCGGCGGCGGAGCGATGAATCTCGTTGCCGGACTTGCCGAATCGTATGCGTCCCGGGTCCCGGTGCTGGCCCTCGTCGGTCAGCCACCCGCGACGCTGGAGGGCAGGGGCGCGTTCCAGGACACCAGCGGTAAAGCCGGAACCATCGACGCCGTACAGCTTTTCGGCGCGATCTCGCACTACTGCGCCCGCGTGACATCCGCGGCCGAGCTGCCCGCCGCGATGGACAGGGCGATCGACGCGGCCCGGCGCGGCGGGCCCGCCGTGCTACTGCTGCCGAAGGATGTGCAGCAGTCCGGCATGGGCGATGCCGAGCCGTTCCGGATGTCGGCGCGCACCGGACGACAGGACGAGGGCGAGTTCGTCCGCGTGCGCGCCGCGCTGGCCGCGGCAAGACGAACCGGAAAAGTGGTGGTGATCGCGGGCGACCAAGTGGCCCGCAACGATGCCAGAGCCGAATTGGCTTGGCTGGTAGACACTTTGGATGCCGCGGTCGGGGTGGCGCCGGACGCCAAGGACACCTACGACAACGACGATCCGGCGTTCTGCGGGGTCGCCGGGCTGATGGGACATCCGGAGCTCGGCGAGGCGATCCGCTCGGCGGCCCTGTGCCTGCTGGTCGGCACCACGCTGCCGCTCACCGCGCGCACCGGACTCGATCAGCTGCTCGGTACCGTCGCGGTCGCGAGCATCGGCGCCGCACCGCCTTTCGTGCCCGCGATCCATGCGACGAGCACCGATCTCGCGGCCACCCTCGGCGAGCTGGCCGCCGACTTCTCCGGGGGGCAGCGGCAGGCGGCGCCCCGCGCGGCGACGAATCGGCTCACCCCGCTCGCCGTCCCGCCCGCGCACGGACCCGGCCTGCGGTATCACGATCTGGTCGAGACCATCGCGGCCGAATTACCCTCGGGCACAGATGTATTCGCCGACGCCGGAAATACCGGCGCGGCGGTGGTGCACCACCTGCGGATCCGCGGGGACGCACGGTTCGTCGTCGCGCTCGGCATGGGTGGCATGGGTTACGCATTCGGCGCGGGCATCGGCTCCGCGTTCGCCCGCCGCCGCGGACCGGACGGAACGAGGCGCACGGTCGTCATCGCCGGTGACGGCGCATTCTTCATGCACGGCATGGAGGTGCACACCGCGGTCGAGCACGCACTGCCCGTCACGTTCATCGTCCTCAACAACAACGCGCACGCCATGTGCGTCACCAGGGAACGGCTGTACTACCGGGATCGGTACAGCTTCAACAGGTTCCGGCCCGCACATCTCGGCGCGGGCCTCGCGGCCATGTTCCCGGATCTGCCCGCGCACACCGTCGGCACCACCGGCGAACTGGCCACCGCACTGCGGCGGTGCGCGGAAAGCGAAGGGCCGTCGTTCGTTTCGATCGACTGCGACCCCGATGAAATACCACCTTTCGTGCCGTTTCTGACGGCGTTGGACGCATCCAGGAGGGCGTCGTGA
- a CDS encoding ATP-binding cassette domain-containing protein, giving the protein MSNGHRAPAISALGLRKSFGEHVVLDGIDLTVPEGTIFSLLGPNGAGKTTTVQILSTLIHADGGENRVGGYDVAHEPDAVRSLIGVTGQFAAIDELITGRENLLLMGDLHHLPRRDTKRLAAELLERFDLVEAGDKPASSYSGGMKRRLDLAMTLVGDPRIIFLDEPTTGLDPRSRRVIWEIIRGLVRDYSVTVFLTTQYLEEADQLSDRIAVLDNGHIVAEGTAAELKRLVPGGHIRLQFADRDALLKAAAALGTTTSVRNDADHDLDEDDLTLAVPSDGGVKSIRAVLDRLDYEQIEVEGLAVHTPNLDDVFLTLTGHPTTEKEAVR; this is encoded by the coding sequence ATGAGCAACGGCCACCGCGCACCCGCCATCTCGGCGCTGGGTCTGCGCAAATCCTTCGGCGAGCACGTGGTGCTCGACGGCATCGACCTCACCGTCCCGGAGGGGACGATCTTCTCGCTGCTCGGCCCGAACGGCGCGGGCAAGACCACCACCGTGCAGATCCTCAGCACGCTGATCCACGCCGACGGCGGCGAGAACCGGGTCGGCGGCTACGACGTGGCACACGAACCGGATGCGGTGCGCTCGCTGATCGGGGTCACCGGTCAGTTCGCCGCGATCGACGAGCTGATCACCGGCCGGGAAAACCTGCTGCTGATGGGCGATCTGCACCATCTGCCCCGGCGCGACACCAAACGCCTCGCCGCCGAACTGCTCGAGCGCTTCGACCTGGTGGAGGCGGGCGATAAACCGGCATCCAGCTATTCGGGCGGTATGAAGCGCCGCCTCGATCTGGCCATGACCCTGGTCGGCGATCCGCGGATCATCTTCCTCGACGAGCCGACCACCGGCCTCGACCCGCGCAGCCGCCGGGTGATCTGGGAGATCATTCGCGGCCTGGTCCGCGATTACAGCGTAACGGTGTTCCTTACTACTCAATATCTGGAGGAAGCCGATCAGCTGTCCGACCGCATCGCGGTGCTCGACAACGGGCACATCGTCGCGGAAGGCACCGCCGCGGAACTGAAGCGGCTGGTGCCCGGCGGCCATATCCGCCTGCAGTTCGCCGACCGTGACGCGCTGCTGAAGGCGGCCGCCGCGCTCGGTACCACCACCAGCGTGCGCAACGACGCGGACCACGATCTCGACGAGGACGATCTCACGCTGGCGGTACCGAGCGACGGCGGCGTGAAATCCATTCGCGCCGTGCTGGATCGGCTCGACTACGAACAGATCGAGGTCGAGGGTCTCGCGGTGCACACGCCGAACCTCGACGACGTCTTCCTGACCCTGACCGGCCACCCGACCACCGAGAAAGAAGCCGTTCGATGA
- a CDS encoding ABC transporter permease — protein MSSYALVDSTTMVRRNLLHLKRYPAMVFYMIVMPSIFLLIFRFVFGGALEKSSGGHYIDYLAPGMLLMVPATIASSVAVSIAMDTTTGIVNRFRTMAISPGSFLTGHVVGALIQGMLSVVFMIGVALLVGWRPHANPLEWVAALGLIAFALFAIIWFSVALGLLAPTPETASNTPMPIMLLPFFGSGLVATDTMPAGLRQFAEYQPFTPLTETMRGLLMGTEIGNNGILALAWCTGITAVGYLWSKSVYRKQTR, from the coding sequence ATGAGCTCCTACGCCCTGGTCGACTCGACCACGATGGTGCGCCGGAATCTGTTGCACCTCAAGCGTTATCCCGCGATGGTCTTCTACATGATCGTCATGCCGTCGATCTTCCTGCTGATCTTCCGATTCGTATTCGGTGGCGCGCTGGAGAAGTCGTCCGGCGGACATTACATCGACTATCTGGCGCCCGGCATGCTGCTGATGGTGCCGGCCACCATCGCCTCGTCGGTGGCGGTGTCCATCGCGATGGACACCACGACGGGAATCGTGAATCGCTTTCGCACCATGGCGATTTCGCCCGGATCCTTCCTGACCGGACATGTGGTCGGCGCGCTGATCCAGGGCATGCTCAGCGTCGTCTTCATGATCGGCGTCGCGCTGCTCGTCGGCTGGCGTCCCCATGCGAACCCGCTCGAATGGGTTGCCGCGCTCGGGCTTATCGCCTTCGCCCTCTTCGCGATCATCTGGTTTTCGGTGGCGCTCGGCCTGCTGGCGCCGACCCCGGAAACCGCGAGCAATACGCCGATGCCGATCATGCTGCTGCCCTTCTTCGGCAGCGGGCTGGTCGCCACCGACACCATGCCCGCCGGACTGCGCCAGTTCGCCGAATATCAGCCGTTCACCCCGCTCACCGAAACCATGCGCGGACTGCTGATGGGCACCGAAATCGGCAATAACGGCATCCTCGCGCTGGCCTGGTGCACCGGCATCACCGCGGTCGGCTACCTGTGGTCGAAGTCCGTTTACCGCAAGCAAACTCGCTGA
- the leuS gene encoding leucine--tRNA ligase produces MQDTRATESDVPQHRYNAELAGRIERRWQRTWNERGTFHAPNPVGPLAGPTPADKLFVQDMFPYPSGAGLHVGHPLGYIATDVFARFHRMRGRNVLHALGYDAFGLPAEQYAVQTGAHPRVTTESNIATMQRQLDRLGLGHDRRRSFATTDPEYYRWTQWIFLRIYNAWYDEDLGRARPIGELAAEFASGARPTPDGRSWDALTAAERAAVLDSYRLVYQTDSMVNWCPGLGTVLSNEEVTADGRSERGNFPVFRKRLWQWMMRITAYSDRLVDDLERLDWPENVKAMQRNWIGRSRGAQVKFDSPAGSIEVFTTRPDTLFGATYVVLAPEHELVDRLAAAQWPDGVDPRWTNNSANPVEAVAAYRKSIAAKSDLERQENKEKTGVFLGAYATNPADGAAVPIFIADYVLSGYGTGAIMAVPGHDPRDWEFANAFGLPIEEVVAGGDVTEAAYSGDGEIVNSGFLNGLSVEAAKAAIIAKLEADGHGRGTVQYKLRDWLFARQRYWGEPFPIVYDEDGAPHALPESMLPVRLPEIDDFAPVTFDPDDAASEPSPPLAKATDWVNVELDLGDGPKKYRRDTNVMPNWAGSSWYQLRYADPTNSEAFCAKENEQYWLGPRTGEHGANDPGGVDLYVGGVEHAVLHLLYARFWQKVLYDLGDVSGSEPYRRLFNQGYIQAFAYTDERGAYVPAAEVVERDGKFFWTDTAGAEIEVFQEYGKIGKSLKNAISPDEMCDLYGADTFRFYEMAMGPLDTSRPWATKDVVGAHRFLQRVWRLVVDEESGAVRVTDGQPSDETLRLLHKTIAGVDEDYAALRDNTAGAKLIELTNHLTKTYPDGAPRSVVEPVVLMLAPLAPHIAEELWERLGHNESLAHGPFPVADPALLVDASVEYPIQVNGKVRSRIQVPADADKAAIEAAALADERIAELLGGASPRKLIVVPGRLVNIVA; encoded by the coding sequence GTGCAGGACACCCGTGCAACCGAAAGCGATGTACCCCAGCATCGGTACAACGCGGAGCTTGCCGGCCGCATCGAGCGGCGGTGGCAGCGGACGTGGAACGAGCGGGGAACCTTCCATGCGCCCAACCCGGTCGGTCCGCTGGCCGGTCCGACACCCGCCGACAAGCTATTCGTTCAGGACATGTTCCCGTACCCCTCCGGTGCGGGACTGCACGTCGGGCATCCGCTCGGCTACATCGCCACGGACGTCTTCGCGCGGTTCCACCGGATGCGCGGACGCAATGTGTTGCACGCGCTCGGCTACGACGCGTTCGGCCTACCCGCCGAGCAGTACGCGGTGCAGACCGGTGCGCACCCACGGGTCACCACCGAGTCGAATATCGCGACGATGCAGCGGCAATTGGATCGCCTAGGCCTCGGCCACGACCGGCGCCGCTCGTTCGCGACCACCGATCCCGAGTACTATCGTTGGACCCAGTGGATCTTCCTACGCATCTACAACGCCTGGTACGACGAGGATTTGGGGCGCGCCCGCCCGATCGGCGAGCTGGCCGCCGAATTCGCCTCCGGCGCAAGGCCGACACCGGACGGCCGCTCCTGGGATGCGCTGACCGCCGCCGAGCGGGCCGCCGTACTCGACTCGTATCGCCTGGTGTACCAGACGGATTCGATGGTCAACTGGTGTCCCGGGCTCGGCACGGTGCTGTCCAACGAGGAGGTCACCGCCGACGGCCGCAGCGAGCGCGGTAACTTCCCGGTGTTCCGTAAGCGCCTGTGGCAGTGGATGATGCGCATCACCGCGTACTCCGACCGGTTGGTCGACGATCTGGAGCGGCTGGACTGGCCCGAGAACGTCAAGGCCATGCAGCGCAACTGGATCGGGCGCTCGCGCGGCGCACAGGTGAAATTCGATTCGCCCGCGGGCTCGATCGAGGTGTTCACCACCCGGCCCGACACGCTGTTCGGCGCGACCTACGTCGTGCTCGCGCCGGAGCATGAACTGGTAGACCGGCTGGCCGCCGCGCAGTGGCCGGACGGCGTCGATCCGCGCTGGACCAACAACTCCGCGAACCCGGTGGAAGCCGTTGCGGCGTACCGCAAGTCGATCGCCGCGAAATCCGACCTGGAGCGCCAGGAGAACAAGGAGAAGACCGGCGTCTTCCTCGGCGCCTACGCCACCAATCCGGCCGACGGCGCCGCGGTGCCCATCTTCATCGCCGATTACGTACTCAGCGGCTACGGCACCGGCGCCATCATGGCGGTGCCCGGCCACGATCCGCGCGACTGGGAGTTCGCCAACGCCTTCGGATTGCCGATCGAAGAGGTCGTCGCGGGTGGCGACGTGACCGAGGCGGCATACAGCGGCGATGGCGAGATCGTGAATTCCGGCTTCCTGAACGGCCTTTCGGTCGAGGCTGCGAAGGCGGCCATCATCGCGAAGCTGGAGGCCGACGGGCACGGCCGCGGCACCGTCCAATACAAGCTGCGCGACTGGCTTTTCGCCCGCCAGCGGTACTGGGGCGAACCGTTCCCGATCGTCTACGACGAGGACGGCGCACCGCACGCGCTGCCCGAATCCATGCTGCCCGTTCGGCTTCCGGAGATCGACGACTTCGCGCCGGTCACCTTCGACCCGGACGACGCCGCCTCCGAGCCGTCCCCGCCGCTGGCCAAGGCCACCGACTGGGTGAACGTGGAACTCGACCTCGGCGACGGTCCGAAGAAGTACCGCCGCGACACCAACGTCATGCCGAACTGGGCGGGCAGCTCCTGGTATCAGCTGCGCTACGCCGACCCGACCAATTCGGAGGCCTTCTGCGCCAAGGAGAACGAGCAGTACTGGCTCGGCCCGCGCACCGGTGAGCACGGCGCGAACGATCCCGGCGGCGTCGACCTGTACGTCGGCGGTGTCGAGCACGCGGTGCTGCACCTGCTCTACGCGCGCTTCTGGCAGAAGGTGCTCTACGACCTGGGTGACGTATCGGGCAGCGAGCCGTACCGGCGGCTGTTCAACCAGGGCTACATCCAGGCGTTCGCCTACACCGACGAGCGCGGCGCGTACGTGCCCGCCGCCGAGGTGGTCGAGCGCGATGGCAAGTTCTTCTGGACCGATACAGCGGGCGCCGAGATCGAGGTGTTCCAGGAGTACGGCAAGATCGGCAAGTCGCTGAAGAACGCCATCTCCCCGGACGAGATGTGCGATCTCTACGGCGCGGACACCTTCCGCTTCTACGAGATGGCGATGGGCCCGCTGGATACCTCGCGCCCGTGGGCGACCAAGGATGTCGTCGGCGCGCACCGGTTCCTGCAGCGGGTGTGGCGACTGGTGGTGGACGAGGAGTCCGGCGCGGTGCGCGTCACCGACGGGCAACCGTCGGACGAGACGCTGCGCCTGCTGCACAAGACCATCGCCGGGGTGGACGAGGATTATGCCGCGCTGCGCGACAACACCGCGGGCGCCAAGCTGATCGAGCTCACGAACCATCTCACCAAGACCTACCCGGACGGCGCGCCCCGCTCGGTGGTCGAACCGGTGGTGCTGATGCTCGCCCCGCTGGCACCGCATATCGCGGAGGAACTCTGGGAACGCTTGGGCCACAACGAATCCCTGGCGCACGGCCCCTTCCCGGTGGCCGATCCGGCGCTGCTGGTCGACGCGTCGGTGGAGTACCCGATCCAGGTGAACGGCAAGGTGCGCAGCCGCATTCAGGTGCCCGCCGATGCCGACAAGGCCGCGATCGAGGCGGCGGCACTGGCCGACGAGCGGATCGCCGAACTGCTCGGCGGTGCGTCCCCGCGCAAGCTGATCGTGGTGCCGGGGCGTTTGGTCAATATCGTCGCTTGA
- a CDS encoding SdpI family protein: protein MFVVALVLFVLAAVAIATGVLGLTGRLPRNRFVGVHTETALASDEAFRIANRVAAPTSVAAGVLLFAGGLVTFAATGPVAIVVPIAVAVIAVFTLGGGANAATNAIAHLAPVPVTEGCGQACGACSLRDACSTAN, encoded by the coding sequence GTGTTCGTCGTCGCTCTCGTCCTGTTCGTGCTGGCCGCCGTGGCCATCGCAACCGGCGTACTCGGGCTGACGGGTCGGCTCCCGCGCAACCGCTTCGTCGGTGTGCACACCGAGACCGCCCTCGCCAGCGACGAGGCCTTCCGGATCGCGAACCGCGTCGCCGCCCCCACCTCCGTCGCGGCGGGCGTGCTGCTCTTCGCCGGCGGCCTCGTCACCTTCGCCGCCACCGGCCCCGTCGCCATCGTGGTGCCCATCGCGGTGGCCGTCATCGCGGTATTCACCCTCGGCGGCGGCGCGAACGCGGCCACCAATGCCATCGCCCATCTCGCGCCGGTCCCGGTGACGGAGGGCTGCGGCCAGGCATGCGGCGCGTGCTCGCTGCGCGACGCCTGCTCCACCGCGAACTGA
- a CDS encoding SRPBCC family protein, producing the protein MTTSSFPLPALSDIPEDVVPGVLRIENSDREATTPIIMDMLRSVYPHDQVFGEFCPVQGYIAAPPREVWAYLADTRSLEEWTYSLRGFVETDEPGLWLAYDRLGDSTRIYTRTVADAAAMTVDYHCAWDQGQHLWMVYLMRVIDAQVVLNKPGSVVLWVNCHHPFYDENPYPETAPAKRPVWVGDFWEMFSAGHQLELDNLRAICEYRAAHGLPIKPEWMR; encoded by the coding sequence GTGACGACAAGCAGTTTCCCCTTGCCCGCGCTGAGCGACATTCCGGAGGACGTCGTGCCGGGCGTCTTGCGGATCGAGAACTCCGACCGCGAGGCGACCACTCCGATCATCATGGACATGCTGCGATCGGTGTATCCACACGACCAGGTCTTCGGCGAATTCTGCCCGGTACAGGGCTATATCGCGGCGCCGCCGCGCGAGGTGTGGGCGTACCTGGCCGACACCAGGTCGCTGGAGGAGTGGACCTACAGCCTGCGCGGCTTCGTGGAAACCGACGAGCCCGGGCTCTGGCTGGCCTACGACCGGCTCGGCGACAGCACCCGGATCTACACCCGCACCGTCGCCGACGCCGCGGCGATGACCGTCGACTACCACTGCGCCTGGGATCAGGGGCAGCACCTGTGGATGGTTTACCTGATGCGGGTGATCGACGCGCAGGTGGTGCTGAACAAGCCGGGATCGGTTGTGCTGTGGGTCAATTGCCATCATCCGTTCTACGACGAGAATCCGTATCCGGAGACCGCGCCCGCGAAAAGGCCGGTGTGGGTCGGTGATTTCTGGGAGATGTTCTCGGCCGGACATCAGCTGGAGCTGGACAACCTCCGGGCGATCTGCGAATACCGTGCGGCGCACGGGCTTCCGATCAAACCCGAATGGATGCGGTGA
- a CDS encoding 3-oxoacyl-ACP synthase III family protein, which produces MPTVSLIDVASYLPGNPVPTEYFTQFARSDRMAKNVMFRAPKGRHHVARDETAVDMVERAVAPLVQRHGSQLLSRIDVLITHTQLPDNPVLGCGPEVARRLGMRPGHVFDIHNGGCAAFVHMMGLARMILQTTDARTALIAATQNCAGPVFTQTEIRKLAQAPVPGDGCGVGLLVKDDSAPILDIECRTYPEFAGDMDFSTNGARKYWEPGVGQGCVSFTESKVTKVFARGNRLVPEVALAVCERIGVKGRDIDTFVTNQPNRLFLRNWHDALELPAERHPDTFDRCGNLFAAGIPVTLDITNRAGGLRNGSVVLMAAFAHAGDFAGAAAVRWGAA; this is translated from the coding sequence ATGCCGACCGTCAGCCTGATCGATGTCGCGAGCTATCTGCCCGGCAATCCGGTGCCCACCGAATACTTCACCCAGTTCGCCCGTTCGGACCGGATGGCCAAGAACGTCATGTTCCGCGCGCCCAAGGGCCGCCATCATGTCGCGCGCGACGAAACCGCGGTCGATATGGTCGAGCGGGCGGTCGCGCCGCTGGTGCAACGCCATGGCAGCCAACTACTTTCGCGGATCGACGTGCTCATCACGCACACCCAGCTGCCGGACAATCCGGTGCTCGGCTGCGGGCCGGAGGTGGCGCGCAGGCTCGGCATGCGGCCCGGCCACGTCTTCGATATCCACAACGGCGGCTGCGCGGCCTTCGTGCACATGATGGGTTTGGCCAGGATGATCCTGCAAACCACCGACGCGCGCACCGCGCTCATCGCGGCGACGCAGAACTGCGCGGGCCCGGTATTCACCCAGACCGAGATCCGCAAGCTGGCCCAGGCTCCGGTGCCCGGCGACGGCTGCGGCGTCGGGCTGCTGGTCAAGGACGACAGCGCGCCGATTCTCGACATCGAATGCCGCACCTATCCCGAATTCGCCGGGGATATGGACTTTTCCACCAACGGCGCGCGCAAGTACTGGGAGCCGGGCGTGGGGCAGGGCTGCGTCAGCTTCACCGAATCCAAGGTCACCAAGGTGTTCGCGCGCGGCAATCGGCTGGTGCCGGAGGTGGCGCTCGCGGTCTGCGAGCGCATCGGCGTGAAGGGCCGCGATATCGACACCTTCGTCACCAATCAGCCGAACCGGCTGTTCCTGCGCAACTGGCACGATGCGCTGGAACTACCGGCCGAACGGCATCCGGACACCTTCGATCGGTGCGGAAACCTTTTCGCCGCAGGCATTCCCGTCACCCTCGACATCACGAACCGGGCGGGCGGGCTGCGCAACGGTTCGGTGGTGCTGATGGCCGCCTTCGCGCATGCGGGCGATTTCGCCGGGGCGGCGGCGGTGCGGTGGGGCGCGGCATGA
- a CDS encoding EXLDI protein, whose product MPNKTIYVADDDLPLFQRAQELVGGNLSGAVVTALRRFIELEEGRQEGYDEVVLRVGRDGVRQVRFSGVLLGEWHDIDDKRIEHLKVYRSRKGKFVLHSQHAKWSDMATATATGGANQFNWRSWRDWGRMVGIGETHDWGDFTLDIADSIAELKDKMPGKLYRRVADLAEHPQIEDLDI is encoded by the coding sequence ATGCCCAACAAGACGATCTACGTTGCCGACGACGATCTCCCGCTGTTCCAGCGCGCGCAGGAGCTGGTCGGCGGCAACCTGTCCGGTGCGGTGGTCACCGCGCTGCGCCGGTTCATCGAACTCGAGGAGGGCAGGCAGGAGGGTTACGACGAGGTCGTGCTCCGGGTCGGGCGCGATGGCGTTCGTCAGGTCAGGTTCTCCGGCGTGCTGCTCGGCGAGTGGCACGATATCGACGACAAGCGTATCGAGCACCTCAAGGTGTATCGCAGCCGCAAGGGCAAATTCGTCCTGCACAGCCAGCACGCCAAGTGGTCCGATATGGCGACCGCGACCGCGACCGGCGGTGCGAATCAGTTCAACTGGCGGTCCTGGCGCGACTGGGGCCGGATGGTCGGCATCGGCGAAACCCACGACTGGGGCGATTTCACGCTGGATATCGCGGATTCGATCGCCGAGCTGAAGGACAAGATGCCCGGAAAGCTCTACCGGCGGGTGGCCGACCTGGCCGAGCATCCGCAGATCGAGGATCTCGACATCTAG
- a CDS encoding polysaccharide deacetylase family protein: MERRQLLTLLAAGTALVVTGCTSATGAPIDSGSAGNPLAPPAPPLLPPPGGPKSPIPAGTITALPGAGNGIALTVDDGASPEVVGAYIQFARDTGARFTFFVTAYYDSWNIHRNALRPLVDSGQIQLGNHTWDHPDLTKLSASAVSSQLDRAKKYLRDNFGTDATPYFRPPYGRHNATVDKVAADLGYTVPTMWYGSLADSGVITEQYLIECARKYFNPQTIVIGHANHPAVTHCYGQLVDIIKERKLAMVTLNDVLLPPR, from the coding sequence GTGGAACGACGCCAATTGCTGACATTGCTCGCCGCGGGTACCGCGCTGGTGGTGACCGGTTGCACGTCCGCGACGGGTGCACCGATCGACAGCGGTTCGGCCGGTAATCCGCTGGCCCCGCCCGCGCCGCCGCTGCTGCCGCCACCCGGCGGCCCGAAGTCGCCGATCCCGGCGGGCACCATCACCGCGCTGCCCGGCGCGGGCAACGGCATCGCGCTGACGGTGGACGACGGCGCGAGCCCCGAGGTGGTCGGCGCGTACATCCAGTTCGCCAGGGACACCGGCGCGCGCTTCACCTTCTTCGTCACCGCCTACTACGACTCGTGGAATATCCACCGGAACGCGTTGCGTCCCCTGGTCGACTCCGGCCAGATCCAGCTCGGCAACCACACCTGGGATCACCCGGACCTGACCAAGCTGTCGGCATCGGCCGTCTCGTCCCAGCTGGACCGGGCGAAGAAGTATCTCCGCGACAATTTCGGCACCGACGCCACACCGTACTTCCGCCCGCCGTACGGCAGGCACAACGCCACCGTCGACAAGGTGGCCGCCGACCTCGGCTACACCGTGCCGACCATGTGGTACGGCTCACTGGCCGACTCCGGCGTGATCACCGAGCAGTATCTGATCGAATGCGCTCGCAAATACTTCAACCCGCAGACCATCGTCATCGGCCACGCCAACCACCCGGCCGTGACCCACTGCTACGGCCAGCTCGTCGACATCATCAAGGAGCGCAAGCTCGCCATGGTCACGCTCAACGACGTGCTGCTCCCGCCCCGCTGA